The ANME-2 cluster archaeon genome includes a region encoding these proteins:
- the mmp10 gene encoding methyl coenzyme M reductase-arginine methyltransferase Mmp10 (Mmp10 (methanogenesis marker protein 10) is a cobalamin-requiring radical SAM methyltransferase that creates the methylarginine modification to methyl coenzyme M reductase.), producing the protein MELLADIGGRPGLDCMGFCRYCYFKAVRDVPPFGCKHCLPIQKGCHYCTKSVKELYPGFKPVQMVVQELNQTLHLNHEAIERITISGGGDVSCYPDLELLTATLTQLESPIHLGYTSGKGFTKGDEAEYYLDNGVTEVSFTVFATDPLLRGEYMHDKHPEASLSNLETFCSNSEVYAASVLIPGVNDGNVLRKTCDDLEAMGAKGLILMRFANTTDQGLILNNAPIIPGVESHTVNEFAAIVDEINRDYSFRVTGTPLWDPETGAPFAIVNDSKALSMLPQIKMEATILTSRVSAPFLDRIFKNFDAPVNVIGVEKDIGCLITIEDIEKLDLSEIKSTVIFPGRAFVHDSEIKDVLNRDGGDRLIRRGPDKLTVDGEMSISMTRDEVIHREIEGLTELIDMINMLGTLPAGKN; encoded by the coding sequence ATGGAACTGCTTGCTGATATTGGAGGTAGGCCCGGACTTGATTGCATGGGATTTTGCAGATATTGCTATTTCAAAGCCGTCAGGGACGTGCCACCTTTCGGATGTAAACACTGCCTGCCTATACAGAAAGGATGCCATTACTGCACAAAAAGTGTAAAAGAACTATATCCGGGTTTCAAACCTGTCCAGATGGTAGTTCAGGAACTTAATCAAACACTTCACCTCAACCATGAAGCGATTGAACGTATTACCATAAGCGGTGGTGGTGATGTAAGCTGTTACCCTGACCTTGAATTATTGACTGCAACCTTGACCCAGCTTGAATCCCCCATTCACCTGGGTTACACCAGCGGCAAAGGCTTCACCAAAGGCGATGAAGCAGAATATTACCTTGACAACGGCGTCACAGAAGTATCATTTACCGTATTTGCCACTGACCCGCTGCTGCGTGGAGAATATATGCACGACAAGCATCCTGAAGCATCCCTCTCAAATCTGGAAACGTTTTGCAGCAATTCAGAGGTCTATGCAGCCTCTGTATTGATACCTGGTGTTAACGACGGTAATGTGTTAAGGAAAACCTGTGACGACCTGGAAGCCATGGGTGCAAAAGGACTCATACTTATGCGGTTTGCCAACACCACCGACCAGGGACTCATACTCAATAATGCACCTATCATCCCTGGCGTAGAATCCCATACCGTGAACGAGTTCGCAGCCATAGTGGATGAAATTAACAGGGATTATTCATTCAGGGTGACCGGCACGCCTCTGTGGGACCCGGAAACAGGTGCACCTTTTGCCATTGTCAACGACTCAAAAGCCCTGTCAATGCTCCCTCAAATAAAAATGGAGGCCACCATTCTTACAAGCAGGGTATCAGCACCATTTCTTGATAGAATTTTCAAGAACTTCGATGCCCCGGTAAACGTGATTGGAGTGGAAAAGGATATAGGGTGCCTGATAACTATCGAGGATATAGAAAAGCTTGACCTCTCAGAGATAAAAAGTACTGTTATTTTCCCGGGGCGCGCATTCGTCCATGATTCAGAAATAAAAGATGTACTGAACCGGGACGGAGGGGACAGACTGATACGAAGGGGTCCGGATAAACTTACCGTTGACGGGGAGATGAGCATATCCATGACCAGGGATGAGGTCATTCATAGGGAGATCGAGGGATTGACCGAACTGATCGATATGATCAATATGCTCGGTACTTTGCCAGCAGGAAAAAACTAA
- the mcrB gene encoding coenzyme-B sulfoethylthiotransferase subunit beta translates to MSDKIDLYSDRGAKLKSGVALADISPLRNKAIKKIIHDTKRTAAVDLAGIEKALATGKYGGKGRQVSGRTMKLDVVKNADSIVKRVAELVQVDKGDDTNVKSLNGGKQMLVQVPSSRIEAGAEYVSSLTCASMATLQAMIETFNLNMFNVPETKAAIMGQYPQTMDLAGGNVKSILEIPQKDEGLGHSLRNIMANHLAAVTKKNAMNTAALSGIYEQAGVFEMGNALGMFERNQLLGLAYQNLNANNLVYSTTKANGATGTIGTVVHSIVERGIADGVIAADKKFSSGYTCYKANDVSLWNAYCAAGTLAANLVNCGAGRSPQHTSSTLLYFNDLIEKETGLPGCDWGKVQGTAVGFSFFSHSIYGGGGPGVFNGNHVVTRHSRGFAIPCVAASVSLDAGVQMFTPEMTSGLVGEVFGSVAEFREPIKAVAGAL, encoded by the coding sequence GTGTCTGACAAAATAGACCTATATAGCGACAGAGGAGCTAAACTCAAGAGCGGCGTTGCTCTTGCAGATATAAGCCCCCTCAGAAACAAAGCTATTAAGAAAATCATCCACGACACAAAGCGAACAGCAGCCGTGGATCTGGCCGGAATCGAAAAGGCACTGGCTACTGGTAAATATGGCGGCAAAGGCCGACAGGTTTCCGGTAGGACAATGAAGCTCGACGTGGTCAAGAACGCAGATAGCATTGTAAAGAGAGTTGCCGAATTAGTGCAAGTCGATAAAGGTGACGATACTAATGTGAAGTCCCTCAATGGCGGCAAGCAGATGCTTGTACAGGTACCCTCTTCCAGAATAGAAGCAGGTGCCGAGTATGTGTCATCACTGACATGTGCATCAATGGCAACACTTCAGGCAATGATTGAGACCTTCAATCTGAACATGTTCAATGTTCCTGAGACCAAGGCAGCAATCATGGGACAGTATCCACAGACCATGGATTTGGCTGGCGGTAATGTTAAGTCAATTCTGGAAATCCCACAGAAAGATGAGGGTCTGGGCCACTCATTGAGAAACATCATGGCAAACCACCTGGCAGCCGTGACAAAGAAGAACGCCATGAACACAGCAGCTCTCTCTGGTATCTATGAGCAGGCCGGTGTGTTCGAGATGGGTAATGCTCTTGGAATGTTCGAGAGAAATCAGCTGCTCGGTCTGGCATACCAGAACCTGAATGCTAACAACCTCGTCTATAGTACAACCAAGGCAAACGGCGCAACCGGTACCATCGGTACAGTCGTGCACTCCATCGTTGAGCGCGGTATTGCAGATGGTGTAATTGCAGCCGATAAGAAATTCAGTTCAGGATATACCTGCTACAAGGCAAACGATGTATCCTTGTGGAACGCATATTGCGCAGCCGGAACTCTTGCAGCAAACCTGGTCAACTGCGGTGCAGGAAGATCACCACAGCACACATCATCAACTCTGTTGTACTTCAACGATTTGATTGAGAAAGAGACAGGCCTGCCAGGATGCGACTGGGGTAAGGTACAGGGTACTGCAGTAGGATTCTCCTTCTTCAGCCACTCTATCTATGGCGGCGGCGGTCCTGGTGTGTTCAACGGTAACCACGTAGTTACCAGGCACTCCAGAGGCTTCGCTATCCCATGCGTAGCAGCATCAGTATCACTCGATGCCGGTGTCCAGATGTTCACACCTGAGATGACATCCGGTCTTGTCGGAGAAGTGTTCGGATCTGTAGCAGAATTCAGAGAGCCAATTAAGGCTGTCGCAGGAGCGCTATAA
- the mcrD gene encoding methyl-coenzyme M reductase operon protein D — protein MVDTNSVSGKKKPIQVEIFPQRVLMPDTAEQLLNVIDKVPGVIRMVIQGPSLPNRVMCGPGAGTPVNHPDRRLINVSGHAFELNIRLGRVQVEIEDRSVKEKLRQVVAEVLPFPFEYREGFFIRTKATLTDYAKYGFRSRIDESINLDDERLLGLTDPKAKNKDRICMVGTTEER, from the coding sequence ATGGTTGATACAAATTCCGTTTCAGGTAAGAAAAAGCCAATTCAGGTTGAGATATTCCCTCAGCGTGTATTGATGCCCGATACAGCCGAACAGTTGCTCAATGTAATTGATAAGGTTCCGGGTGTTATTCGGATGGTGATACAGGGCCCCAGTCTCCCTAACAGGGTAATGTGTGGTCCCGGAGCAGGTACTCCGGTAAATCATCCGGACCGGCGATTGATCAATGTTTCAGGTCATGCATTTGAACTGAACATCAGATTGGGCCGGGTACAGGTAGAAATTGAGGACCGAAGCGTCAAAGAGAAACTGCGACAGGTAGTAGCAGAAGTATTGCCGTTCCCCTTCGAATACAGGGAAGGTTTCTTTATACGCACGAAGGCTACGCTGACGGATTATGCCAAGTACGGATTCAGGAGCAGGATTGATGAATCCATTAATCTTGATGACGAACGCCTGCTTGGATTGACAGATCCAAAAGCAAAGAACAAGGATCGCATTTGCATGGTAGGAACAACTGAAGAGAGGTAG
- the mcrC gene encoding methyl-coenzyme M reductase I operon protein C has protein sequence MFGRDTQCVDCRESMGLGRGGGLAQRGTLSETGRPDVIAIAMSPGRRHITKPVCEITYGLRREGIQVSVLVLNAGAGVPEDLTGKSAMGYGPKFGLTPVELEQIKRHKLLVLHLGNVDSHVISKTLAVLKFVDIPTVIACQNPIDFELFAEAGIKTRLVKPRPENIQTEGTVMEIVSGITRGETCSRENLNKIVKYVKTINPLNN, from the coding sequence ATGTTCGGACGAGATACACAGTGTGTGGATTGCAGAGAAAGCATGGGCCTGGGAAGAGGCGGCGGACTTGCCCAAAGAGGCACGCTGTCAGAGACCGGCAGGCCTGATGTGATTGCAATCGCCATGTCTCCAGGACGTCGTCATATTACCAAACCCGTATGTGAAATTACATACGGCCTCAGAAGGGAAGGAATTCAGGTAAGTGTACTGGTACTTAATGCCGGTGCCGGTGTCCCTGAAGATCTGACAGGAAAATCTGCTATGGGATATGGACCAAAATTCGGTCTGACCCCGGTGGAACTGGAACAGATCAAGAGACATAAACTCCTGGTCCTGCATCTGGGAAATGTTGATTCGCATGTAATTAGCAAGACCTTGGCAGTCCTTAAATTCGTAGATATTCCAACCGTAATAGCTTGCCAGAATCCCATCGATTTTGAGCTATTTGCCGAAGCAGGAATTAAGACACGACTGGTCAAACCAAGACCTGAAAATATTCAGACCGAGGGAACAGTCATGGAAATCGTAAGCGGAATCACAAGAGGCGAAACCTGTTCACGGGAGAACCTCAATAAAATTGTGAAATACGTTAAAACCATTAATCCACTAAATAATTAA
- the mcrG gene encoding coenzyme-B sulfoethylthiotransferase subunit gamma produces MAYKPQYYPGNTSVAQNRRKHMSNNVEKLREVSDEDVTAMLGHRAPGTDYPSTHPPLAEMGEPDCPVREIVTPTPGTAAGDRVRYVQWADSMYNAPSTPYWRSYHAAINHRGVDPGTLSGRQVVEARERDMELIAKEQIETEMTCPGLAGLRGCTVHGHSCRLQEDGVMFDMLDRRRLESGSIIQDKDQVGVPIDRKVNMGKPMSSAEAAKRTTFYRVGNVAFRDDKEVVEWTQRIWELRSIYGYQPK; encoded by the coding sequence ATGGCATATAAACCACAATATTATCCTGGCAACACATCAGTTGCTCAGAACAGGCGCAAGCACATGTCCAACAACGTCGAGAAACTCAGAGAAGTCTCTGATGAAGACGTTACAGCAATGCTGGGACACAGGGCACCTGGTACAGACTACCCAAGCACACATCCGCCACTGGCCGAGATGGGTGAGCCCGATTGCCCCGTAAGGGAGATCGTAACACCTACACCCGGTACCGCAGCAGGCGACCGTGTACGATATGTACAGTGGGCAGATTCCATGTATAATGCACCATCCACACCATACTGGAGGTCATATCATGCAGCAATCAACCACAGGGGAGTAGATCCCGGTACACTGTCCGGTAGACAGGTCGTAGAGGCCCGTGAGAGAGATATGGAACTGATCGCCAAAGAGCAGATCGAGACTGAGATGACCTGTCCAGGTCTGGCCGGTCTGAGAGGATGTACCGTGCACGGTCACTCCTGCAGGTTGCAGGAAGATGGTGTCATGTTCGACATGCTCGACAGGCGCCGATTGGAAAGCGGCTCAATCATTCAGGACAAGGACCAGGTCGGTGTACCAATTGACCGCAAGGTCAACATGGGCAAGCCAATGTCATCTGCCGAAGCAGCCAAGAGGACCACCTTCTATAGAGTTGGTAATGTGGCATTCAGAGACGACAAGGAAGTTGTTGAATGGACACAGAGAATTTGGGAACTTAGGTCCATATATGGGTACCAGCCCAAATAA
- the mcrA gene encoding coenzyme-B sulfoethylthiotransferase subunit alpha translates to MANFKNLATAKKEFVKAMETKYSKEWGSNKQSDDIQSTTAKYLRLGYQQNPRKVEMAKIGAEITKKRGLQAYDPMLHLAGIPLGQRQLTPYTLSGTDIVCDGDDLHYVNNAAMQQEWDDIRRTCVVGLDLAHETLEKRLGKEVTPETINYYLEVLNHAMPGAAIVQEHMVETHPAMVDDCYVKVFTGDDSLKDELDSQFVIDIDKMFNKEHAAQIKASIGKSSFQAVHIPTVVSRTADGGQTSRWMAMQVGMSFISAYHMCAGEAAVADLAFTAKHAGLVEMSEMLPARRARGPNEPGGLSFGHMADIVQTSRKFRDDPCKIALETCAAASMLYDQIWLGGYMSGGVGFTMYATAAYTNNIVDDDLYASTEYAWDKYKGGVGKTVAPSVDVIRDIGTWGTLYGLELYENYPTALEDHFGGSQRATVVSVASAAATSIATGNSNAGLSAWYLSMYLHKEAHGRLGFFGYDLQDQCGATNVFSYQSDEGLLGELRGANYPNYAMNVGHQGGYTTVITGAYTGRGDAFAVNPLVKTCFADDLMNFDFLEVRECFGKGALREFDRCAGERAFVIPAK, encoded by the coding sequence ATGGCAAATTTCAAAAATTTAGCAACAGCCAAGAAGGAATTCGTTAAAGCAATGGAAACCAAATACTCCAAAGAATGGGGTTCCAACAAGCAGTCTGATGACATTCAGTCAACCACTGCAAAGTACCTGAGACTTGGCTATCAGCAGAACCCAAGAAAGGTCGAGATGGCAAAGATCGGTGCAGAGATCACCAAGAAGAGAGGTCTCCAGGCATATGATCCTATGCTCCACCTGGCCGGTATACCACTGGGTCAGAGACAGTTGACCCCATATACCCTCAGCGGAACTGATATCGTATGCGACGGCGACGATCTCCACTACGTCAACAATGCTGCCATGCAGCAGGAATGGGACGACATCAGGAGAACCTGCGTTGTAGGTCTGGACCTGGCTCACGAGACTCTGGAAAAGAGACTCGGCAAAGAAGTCACACCTGAGACCATCAACTACTATCTGGAAGTACTGAACCATGCAATGCCTGGTGCAGCTATTGTCCAGGAACACATGGTAGAGACTCATCCAGCAATGGTAGATGACTGCTATGTAAAGGTCTTCACTGGCGACGATTCCCTGAAGGACGAGCTGGATTCCCAGTTCGTAATCGACATCGATAAGATGTTCAACAAAGAGCATGCAGCCCAGATAAAGGCTTCAATAGGCAAGTCTTCATTCCAGGCAGTGCATATCCCAACAGTGGTCTCAAGGACTGCTGATGGTGGTCAGACATCCAGATGGATGGCAATGCAGGTCGGTATGTCATTCATCAGTGCATATCACATGTGCGCTGGTGAGGCAGCAGTCGCTGATCTGGCATTCACAGCCAAGCACGCTGGTCTCGTAGAAATGTCCGAAATGCTTCCCGCAAGGCGAGCAAGAGGACCTAACGAGCCTGGTGGTCTGTCCTTCGGTCACATGGCCGATATCGTCCAGACCTCAAGGAAGTTCAGAGATGACCCATGTAAGATCGCTCTGGAAACCTGCGCTGCAGCTTCCATGCTGTACGATCAGATCTGGCTCGGCGGTTACATGTCCGGTGGTGTCGGCTTCACAATGTATGCCACAGCCGCATACACCAACAACATCGTTGATGACGACCTGTATGCATCCACCGAATATGCATGGGATAAATACAAAGGTGGCGTCGGCAAGACCGTTGCACCAAGCGTTGATGTCATAAGGGACATCGGTACCTGGGGCACACTGTATGGTCTTGAACTGTACGAGAATTACCCGACCGCTCTGGAAGATCACTTCGGTGGTTCACAGAGAGCTACTGTGGTCTCAGTTGCCTCCGCAGCTGCAACCTCAATTGCAACAGGTAACTCCAATGCCGGTCTGTCAGCCTGGTATCTGTCCATGTACCTCCACAAAGAGGCACACGGTCGACTCGGCTTCTTCGGATATGACCTGCAGGATCAGTGCGGTGCAACAAACGTGTTCTCCTATCAGTCCGATGAAGGTCTGCTTGGTGAACTCAGAGGAGCAAACTACCCCAACTACGCCATGAACGTCGGTCACCAGGGCGGTTATACAACCGTTATCACCGGTGCCTACACTGGTAGGGGAGATGCCTTCGCAGTCAACCCACTGGTCAAGACCTGCTTCGCCGATGACCTCATGAACTTCGACTTCCTCGAAGTAAGAGAGTGCTTCGGTAAGGGCGCACTGAGAGAATTCGACAGGTGCGCTGGTGAGCGAGCCTTCGTTATTCCAGCAAAATAA
- a CDS encoding UbiX family flavin prenyltransferase, protein MSSEIVIGISGASGVIYGIRLLEVLKSMDDYVVHLVISEPGKQVIGIETEYPVSDVEALADHVWGEREFKAPIASGSHRTNGMVIVPCSMKTLSGIASGFSDTLMGRAADICLKEDRRLILVPRETPLSLIDLENMVRVRRAGAAVLPACPGLYPRPQTVAEMVDFVVGRVLDLLGIEHELYRRWE, encoded by the coding sequence ATGAGCAGTGAGATTGTTATTGGTATCTCCGGTGCGTCAGGGGTCATATATGGCATAAGACTGCTGGAAGTGCTGAAAAGTATGGACGATTACGTTGTCCATCTGGTGATTTCCGAACCAGGCAAACAGGTTATCGGGATCGAGACTGAATATCCTGTGTCCGATGTAGAAGCACTGGCCGACCATGTGTGGGGCGAGCGTGAATTCAAGGCTCCAATTGCCAGCGGTTCACACAGGACCAATGGGATGGTTATAGTGCCATGCAGCATGAAGACCCTTTCAGGTATTGCCAGTGGTTTTTCAGATACACTTATGGGACGCGCGGCAGATATCTGCCTGAAAGAGGACCGACGGTTGATACTTGTCCCCAGGGAGACTCCACTGAGCCTGATAGACCTTGAGAATATGGTAAGGGTGAGACGGGCCGGTGCCGCGGTGCTGCCTGCATGTCCAGGACTGTATCCCAGGCCGCAGACTGTGGCTGAGATGGTTGATTTTGTCGTGGGCAGGGTACTCGACCTGCTGGGTATAGAGCACGAACTGTATCGCAGGTGGGAGTAG
- a CDS encoding transglutaminase-like domain-containing protein — MVGSMNANKSVYPGLLVIFIVAISTVFSTGCIDDGSLSTFSGDPVVKRVQPYTSQIVFNDISLRKQAATIVKDCPSGDKECQVAKIYRYVVENYSYYSDPRNAEFIQSPYDTIDVQGGDCEDLTILLMSLLENLGIKTYFVITEDHAYCLVYDVDIENIMQYIEEPILRQVSQDMGQNGNMDVVLEGGKLYIVEQKKQTFTLKPGYLFYYGGNGSGFSSPVKYMDIKYNLSSSQPLTTYVVPSRADYELMSRDRSFNYFPSCTNQNVVWIRDACPSLSTHGGLVIKNDNKNDAIIDMDLKFYFYYSPVELFRDQQISFYEIDGKKSIVLDATAGKYGYPGYDANLEGEKIALDPLTKEYIYLI, encoded by the coding sequence ATGGTAGGTTCCATGAATGCGAATAAATCGGTCTATCCAGGTTTACTGGTAATATTCATTGTAGCAATAAGCACGGTATTTTCAACAGGCTGCATCGATGATGGGAGTTTATCAACTTTTAGCGGTGATCCTGTAGTTAAAAGAGTCCAGCCTTACACAAGCCAGATCGTATTCAATGATATATCCTTAAGAAAACAGGCTGCCACTATTGTAAAAGACTGCCCGTCCGGAGATAAGGAATGCCAGGTAGCTAAAATATATCGATATGTGGTTGAAAATTATTCCTATTACAGTGACCCCAGAAATGCAGAATTTATCCAATCTCCCTATGATACAATAGATGTACAGGGTGGTGATTGTGAAGACCTGACAATACTGCTTATGTCGCTACTGGAGAACCTGGGAATTAAAACATATTTTGTAATTACCGAGGACCATGCATATTGCCTGGTGTATGATGTTGATATTGAAAATATAATGCAGTATATTGAAGAGCCCATCCTGCGCCAGGTTTCACAGGACATGGGTCAAAACGGGAATATGGATGTGGTGTTGGAAGGCGGCAAGCTCTATATTGTTGAGCAAAAAAAGCAGACATTTACCCTCAAACCCGGATATTTATTTTATTATGGAGGGAACGGGTCCGGATTTTCATCACCTGTTAAGTATATGGATATAAAATATAATCTCTCGTCGTCTCAACCTTTGACAACCTATGTCGTCCCTTCAAGAGCAGATTATGAACTAATGTCCAGGGACCGCTCATTCAACTATTTTCCATCATGTACGAATCAAAATGTTGTATGGATAAGGGATGCCTGCCCCAGCCTTTCAACTCATGGGGGCCTGGTGATAAAGAATGATAACAAAAACGATGCAATAATTGATATGGATCTGAAATTCTATTTCTATTATTCTCCCGTTGAACTATTCAGGGATCAGCAGATATCGTTTTATGAGATCGATGGTAAGAAAAGCATCGTTCTTGATGCTACTGCCGGTAAATACGGTTATCCCGGATACGATGCAAATCTTGAAGGAGAAAAAATTGCTTTGGACCCATTAACAAAGGAATATATTTATCTTATTTGA